In the Populus trichocarpa isolate Nisqually-1 chromosome 1, P.trichocarpa_v4.1, whole genome shotgun sequence genome, one interval contains:
- the LOC18094284 gene encoding mediator of RNA polymerase II transcription subunit 13, whose translation MWTNVFKIGGLHHISWFQFLPNESDLNSLPDKSVKVEQKDVATCLVILAHLQLQKEGFLSTWTNSFVGPWDPSQGLHNPDEKIKLWLFLPGRYSSVVEKAQAAVSRLRVVASGIWVAPGDSEEVAAALSQSLRNYIERALARHSYMRFGDVFLKYHPSQSEGLSSKGQPTVEFIFSASEETIFVHVIISAKHIRALSNGDVERVLKHSSTNSSFRLPVIASPHGIRGSLTGCCPSDLVKQVYLSSGKFRTLNGYIGLPYHVSQGPGCQLRGQNCYVEITLGCPRSDSDKALQTNSQSTKNSSKNYIVESIAARRGDQKVSPDHLSAHEKAFIYPAEAVVVPVLQKSFARSSLKRFWLQNWIGPSLPGSSFFMHCGGDTDFLEGSWIESNGVRMQHGYNSSSNSNSSSISSISSGSSDSDYKMTTGELEADADSLSCRQSGLSSNDQMENDGLKLGSKRPRTGMTEPFGQAGMVKNVHMQDFGSVEVNDSAITGIANDQIGSRWDWDDDRGAGMDIQALLSEFGDFGDFFENDDLPFGEPPGTAESQALMFSGPDCGEVANSPIGVMDVVDQMLPPVAFPSFESFNPSPAVVIDESASKSQEDTHGTLALIPVNCTPSSSSGEFDHLIKAEALMTFAPEYGAVETPTSEFSSSIFRSPYCPKSRQVESSNSSSNNYAYGATPPSSPCFEGSNEKTGIQVNLKTGPGRNDTKKYYTLVEGGKVPLDRRTLTSNESRPTSEAMMPSPLLNSNSSNTVKSAQRKMSDGTLGAESFLVSMKTVLATEVECIMFQASMCRMRHTLLSPGNPTSVNLHRLSGSTGLNQVHGDASTMTDNISGRHEVKKKESIPVRIAGDMDGGVLDGHLSSPVGVWRSVGVPKLTKHTSSSNIEVSVSLPHHSFSEEGVLSYRQRQQPLQELLDGMALLVQQATSFVDVALDADCGDGPYGWLALQEHWRRGFSCGPSMIHAGCGGTLASCHFLDIAGVELVDPLSADIHSSAVTTLLQSEIKIALKSAFGNLEGPLCVTDWCKGHIQSGDGATTCDGSSGESTLSECKDSSTVTLSVGEPMSPALSSAAGSSSLKASSTPDGAKVDETSQRKSNQEIEPELLPRIKPTVFVLPLPAILVGYQDDWLKTSASSLQLWEKAPFEPYASPKPITYCVVCPDIDPLTSAAADFFQQLGTVYETCKLGTHSPQSLGNQMEMDAGKSLSSGFVLLDCPQSMKIESSNASLVGSISDYFLSLSNGWDLASYLKSLSKAVKALKIGPSLSTNPKEGNSSPCMVIYVVCPFPEPAAVLQTVIESSVSIGSIIPPANRERRSMLLAQVGKALSSLAAVDEASASNVLVLSGFSIPKLVLQIVTVDAIFRVTSPALNELIILKETAFTVYNKARRISKGSSNDVQPSTSSRSHLTQMSSVPAMWNSLPRETDIDSRLRSGTWDNSWQTARAGGLTCDPNRNGDFSLQDEIRYMFEPLFILSEPGSLDHAVAPTIIGNMVSESSKLQSDDTGGSFMQSASSAGSVDSGSSSQHDGSEPDGYGSSYQKTLPSLHCCYGWTEDWRWLVCIWTDARGELLDSHIFPFGGISSRQDTKGLQCLFVQVLQQGCQILQACSSPDTGGVKPRDFVITRIGNFFELEYIEWQKAIYSVGGSEVKKWPLQLRRSMPDGMAAGANGASLQQQEMGLIQERTLPSSPSPLYSPHSKASGYMKGGLGQTSSRKQLIGGHAAVDNSRGMLQWMLSISFVTISIDHSLHLLLQADTPSPGGSGSGVGTSIYLEGITPVKSLGSTSASYILIPSPSMRFLPSTPLQHPTCLTAESPPLAHLLHSKGSAIPLSTGFVVSKAVPSVRRDYKSNSREEWPSVLSVSLIDYYGGNNMTQDKMFRRIMKQGGRTLGVDGKDFEIRTQVILESVAAELQALSWMTVSPAYLERRTALPFHCDMVLRLRRLLHFADKELSSQPGRSQV comes from the exons GGTGGTCTTCATCATATATCATGGTTCCAGTTTCTCCCAAATGAATCTGATTTGAACTCTTTACCTGATAAGAG TGTGAAGGTAGAGCAGAAAGATGTGGCTACATGTCTCGTGATTTTGGCTCATTTGCAGTTGCAGAAAGAGGGATTTCTAAGCACTTGGACCAATTCCTTTGTTGGACCTTGGGATCCATCACAAGGTCTACATAATCCTG ATGAGAAAATAAAGCTCTGGCTTTTTCTTCCTGGACGTTATTCATCTGTTGTTGAGAAGGCTCAAGCTGCAGTGTCTAGATTAAGAg TTGTTGCATCTGGAATTTGGGTTGCTCCTGGGGACTCTGAAGAGGTTGCAGCAGCCCTTTCTCAATCTTTGAGGAATTACATAGAGAG AGCATTGGCCAGGCATTCATACATGCGGTTTGGAGATGTGTTTTTAAAGTACCATCCATCTCAAAGTGAAGGACTTTCCAG TAAAGGACAGCCCACAGTCGAGTTCATCTTTTCTGCCTCTGAAGAGACGATCTTTGTGCACGTGATAATATCTGCAAA gCATATCCGAGCACTTTCAAATGGTGATGTGGAAAGAGTGTTAAAACATTCTTCTACAAATTCCAGTTTTAGGCTTCCAG TGATTGCTTCTCCTCATGGAATTCGTGGTTCGCTGACAGGATGTTGTCCAAGTGATCTTGTCAAGCAAGTGTATTTgag TTCTGGCAAGTTTAGGACATTAAATGGATATATTGGCCTGCCATATCATGTTTCTCAAGGACCTGGCTGTCAGCTGAGGGGGCAAAATTGCTATGTTGAAATTACACTAGGTTGCCCAAGGTCTGATAGTGACAAGGCATTGCAAACAAACTCACAGTCAACTAAGAATTCATCCAAGAATTATATTGTAGAATCTATTGCAGCAAGGAGAGGTGATCAGAAGGTATCGCCAGATCACTTATCAGCTCATGAGAAAGCATTTATTTATCCTGCTGAAGCAGTTGTTGTTCCAGTCTTACAAAAATCTTTTGCTAGGTCTTCTTTGAAAAG ATTTTGGCTGCAAAACTGGATAGGGCCATCACTACCTGGTTCATCATTCTTTATGCATTG tGGTGGTGATACAGATTTTCTGGAAGGATCTTGGATTGAATCTAATGGAGTACGTATGCAGCACGGATATAACAGCAGTAGCAATAGTAATAGTAGCAGCATCAGCTCCATAAGCAGCGGCTCTAGTGACAGTGATTACAAGATGACCACTGGTGAGCTTGAGGCTGATGCTGATTCATTGTCATGCAGACAATCTGGTTTATCTTCCAATGATCAGATGGAAAATGATGGCCTCAAATTG GGTTCTAAGCGTCCTAGAACAGGGATGACTGAGCCATTTGGTCAAGCGGGCATGGTTAAAAATGTTCACATGCAAGATTTTGGTTCAGTAGAAGTTAATGATTCAGCTATCACAGGAATTGCAAATGATCAGATTGGATCTCGTTGGGATTGGGACGATGACAGAGGTGCGGGCATGGATATCCAAGCTCTTCTCTCTGAATTTGGTGATTTTGGGGACTTCTTTGAGAATGATGATCTGCCTTTTGGAGAG CCTCCTGGAACAGCAGAGTCGCAGGCTCTTATGTTTTCTGGTCCTGATTGTGGTGAAGTTGCTAACAGTCCTATTGGGGTAATGGATGTTGTGGATCAGATGCTTCCGCCAGTAGCTTTTCCATCTTTTGAAAGTTTTAATCCGTCTCCTGCAGTAGTCATAGATGAAAGTGCCAGCAAAAGCCAAGAAGACACACATGGTACTCTGGCATTAATTCCAGTGAACTGCactccatcatcttcttcaggCGAGTTTGATCATTTAATCAAAGCCGAAGCTTTGATGACCTTTGCCCCAGAATATGGGGCAGTTGAAACCCCTACAAGTGAATTCTCCTCATCGATTTTCAGGAGTCCATATTGTCCAAAATCTCGCCAAGTGGAGAGCTCAAATTCGAGTTCAAATAATTATGCATATGGTGCAACACCACCATCTTCTCCTTGCTTTGAAGGATCAAATGAGAAAACTGGCATACAGGTGAATCTGAAAACAGGTCCTGGAAGGAATGACACAAAGAAATATTACACTCTTGTGGAAGGTGGGAAAGTACCACTTGATAGAAGAACATTAACATCTAATGAAAGCCGTCCTACAAGTGAGGCGATGATGCCATCTCCATTATTGAATTCTAATTCATCAAATACTGTCAAATCTGCCCAGAGGAAAATGAGTGATGGCACACTAGGAGCAGAAAGTTTCTTAGTTTCTATGAAGACTGTTCTGGCAACTGAAGTAGAATGCATTATGTTTCAAGCTTCCATGTGTAGAATGCGACACACACTGTTGTCTCCTGGTAACCCTACATCTGTAAATTTGCATAGGTTAAGTGGAAGCACTGGTTTGAATCAGGTGCATGGTGATGCAAGTACCATGACAGACAACATATCTGGCAGGCAtgaagtgaagaaaaaagaatctaTACCAGTTAGAATAGCTGGGGATATGGATGGTGGAGTACTAGATGGGCATCTTAGTTCACCTGTAGGTGTTTGGCGCTCTGTTGGAGTTcctaaattaacaaaacataCTAGTTCATCGAATATTGAAGTTAGTGTGTCCTTGCCACACCATTCATTCAGCGAGGAAGGAGTTCTCTCATATAGGCAAAGGCAGCAGCCACTGCAGGAGCTTTTGGATGGCATGGCATTGCTTGTCCAACAAGCTACTTCCTTTGTTGATGTGGCTCTGGATGCTGATTGTGGTGATGGTCCTTATGGTTGGCTTGCATTACAAGAACATTGGAGGCGTGGATTTTCTTGCGGGCCTTCCATGATCCATGCAGGTTGTGGAGGGACTTTGGCTTCTTGTCATTTTCTGGACATTGCTGGCGTGGAACTAGTAGACCCACTTTCTGCTGAT ATTCATTCTTCTGCAGTGACCACCTTGCTGCAGTCTGAAATCAAAATAGCCTTAAAATCTGCTTTTGGGAATTTGGAAGGTCCTTTATGTGTCACTGATTGGTGCAAAGGCCACATTCAGTCAGGTGATGGAGCAACCACATGCGATGGATCCTCTGGGGAGTCCACTTTAAGTGAATGCAAAGATTCAAGTACTGTAACACTGTCTGTTGGAGAACCAATGAGCCCAGCCCTCTCTTCAGCTGCTGGATCATCTTCCCTCAAAG CATCCAGTACACCAGATGGAGCTAAAGTGGATGAGACATCCCAAAGgaaatcaaatcaagaaataGAGCCAGAGCTACTTCCCAGGATAAAGCCAACAGTTTTTGTTCTTCCTTTGCCTGCAATTCTTGTTGG GTACCAGGATGATTGGCTTAAGACATCGGCAAGCTCTTTACAACTCTGGGAAAAGGCTCCTTTTGAACCATATGCTTCACCAAAACCA ATAACTTATTGTGTTGTATGTCCAGACATTGATCCCCTTACTTCTGCAGCTGCAGATTTTTTCCAACAACTTGGAACTG TCTATGAAACGTGCAAACTGGGAACTCATTCACCTCAGAGTTTGGGAAACCAAATGGAGATGGATGCAGGGAAATCTTTGTCTTCTGGTTTTGTACTACTTGATTGCCCTCAGTCAATGAAGATAGAAAGCAGTAATGCTTCCCTTGTGGGATCGATAAGCGATTATTTTCTCTCGCTCTCCAATGGTTGGGACCTGGCAAGCTATCTTAAGTCTCTTTCGAAGGCTGTCAAGGCTTTGAAAATTGGTCCATCCTTATCAACAAACCCAAAAGAAGGCAATAGCAGCCCTTGTATG GTTATCTATGTAGTGTGCCCCTTTCCTGAACCTGCTGCAGTTCTACAAACTGTCATTGAATCCTCTGTTTCTATTGGGTCAATCATTCCCCCAGCAAATAGAGAGAGGAGGTCTATGTTGCTGGCTCAGGTCGGCAAAGCATTAAGCAGCTTGGCAGCTGTGGATGAAGCGTCAGCATCAAATGTTCTAGTACTTTCTGGGTTTAGCATTCCTAAATTGGTATTGCAAATTGTGACAGTTGATGCCATTTTTAGGGTCACTAGTCCAGCTCTTAATGAGCTCATCATTCTTAAGGAGACTGCTTTCACTGTATACAATAAGGCCCGGCGAATTTCAAAAGGCTCTTCAAATGATGTTCAGCCATCAACATCAAGTAGATCTCATTTAACACAAATGAGTTCTGTTCCAGCAATGTGGAATTCGTTACCAAGAGAGACTGACATTGATTCTAGATTGAGATCTGGCACTTGGGATAACTCCTGGCAAACAGCAAGGGCTGGAGGCTTGACCTGTGATCCAAACCGAAATGGAGATTTTTCTCTTCAAGATGAGATCCGCTACATGTTTGAACCACTTTTTATTCTTTCAGAGCCCGGATCTCTGGACCATGCAGTTGCACCTACAATTATTGGTAATATGGTCTCTGAATCTTCAAAACTGCAATCTGATGATACTGGTGGAAGCTTCATGCAAAGTGCAAGCTCAGCAGGGAGTGTGGATTCTGGATCTAGCTCACAACATGATGGATCTGAGCCCGATGGCTATGGATCTAGTTATCAAAAGACTCTTCCAAGCCTGCATTGCTGCTATGGATGGACAGAGGACTGGCGTTGGCTTGTTTGCATCTGGACAGATGCAAGAGGAGAATTGCTTGACAGCCATATATTCCCTTTTGGTGGAATTAGTAGTCGCCAGGATACAAAAGGTTTGCAATGCCTTTTTGTACAAGTTTTGCAGCAAGGATGTCAGATACTTCAGGCTTGCTCCTCTCCTGACACTGGTGGTGTAAAGCCTAGAGATTTTGTGATTACTCGAATTGGAAACTTCTTTGAGCTTGAGTACATAG AGTGGCAGAAAGCCATTTATTCAGTAGGGGGTTCTGAGGTGAAGAAATGGCCACTGCAACTACGGCGATCAATGCCTGATGGGATGGCTGCAGGCGCTAATGGTGCTTCCTTGCAGCAACAGGAGATGGGTTTAATTCAAGAAAGAACCTTGCCTTCCTCACCTAGTCCGTTGTATAGCCCTCACTCAAAAGCATCTGGCTATATGAAGGGTGGTTTGGGGCAAACTTCTTCAAGAAAACAGCTTATCGGTGGGCACGCAGCAGTTGACAACTCAAGGGGGATGCTTCAGTGGATGCTGAGCATCAGTTTTGTTACAATTTCAATTGACCATTCTTTACATCTGTTGCTTCAGGCTGATACACCATCTCCTG GAGGAAGTGGCAGTGGTGTTGGCACGTCAATCTATCTGGAAGGTATCACTCCTGTAAAGTCTCTCGGTTCAACATCAGCATCTTACATTTTAATTCCATCACCCAGCATGCGCTTCCTTCCGTCAACACCCCTGCAGCACCCCACATGCCTCACTGCTGAATCCCCACCACTTGCACATCTCCTTCATAGTAAGGGATCTGCAATTCCGCTCTCCACTGGTTTCGTGGTTTCAAAGGCTGTACCTTCCGTGAGGAGAGATTATAAGAGCAATTCAAGAGAAGAATGGCCTTCTGTTCTTTCTGTGAGTCTCATTGATTATTATGGAGGCAATAATATGACCCAAGATAAAATGTTTCGAAGGATTATGAAGCAGGGGGGACGGACTTTAGGTGTAGATGGTAAAGATTTTGAAATCAGGACCCAGGTAATTCTTGAGAGTGTCGCAGCAGAACTTCAAGCCCTATCATGGATGACTGTGAGCCCAGCATATTTGGAGCGACGAACCGCACTTCCATTTCATTGTGACATGGTTTTAAGACTCAGAAGACTGCTTCATTTTGCTGATAAAGAGCTCTCTTCACAGCCTGGTCGGTCACAGGTATAA
- the LOC7457693 gene encoding arabinogalactan protein 13 gives MEAMKMKIFVVLMVVLMAFSTMQKAAAADAPAPSPTSDATIFVPTFLASLVALAFGLLF, from the coding sequence ATGGAGGCAATGAAAATGAAGATCTTTGTTGTGTTGATGGTGGTCTTGATGGCCTTCTCAACCATGCAAAAGGCTGCAGCTGCCGATGCACCAGCACCAAGCCCAACATCTGATGCCACTATCTTTGTTCCCACGTTCTTGGCATCTCTTGTTGCTCTTGCTTTCGGGTTGCTCTTTTGA